The genomic DNA AATTTGTTTTTATACCTTTTTTGCGTTATTGTCTATCCATTTTATTATATTTTCAATCTCATCAAGCCCAAATTTAGGCTTATTTGCGTCGCTAAACTCATCTAAATTTGAAGCGTAAGCATCGCTAAATGGCAGATACTTTTCATCAAACTCATCTCTAAAAACCGTGATTCGTGGCAACGGAATAAATTTAAGCCCCTCAACTATTAAATAATCAAACTCACCAAAATAAGCTATAAGCGTCTTTAAATCAGCATCGCACTCTTCAAATTTAGGCGAAAATTCCTCGCTTTTAGAGTCGTGAGAAGCTGAGCCGATACGCTCACTCCCACCAAAAAGCCCATCTCGTAGCAAGATAGTAGTGCGGTTTGGGCTGACTACTGCGACGTCTGCACCAAGTGAGCCAAAGACAAAACTATCCTTGCCCTCACGGTCAAATCTAGCTTTATCTCCTGGATCGTGCTTGGCGATAG from Campylobacter iguaniorum includes the following:
- a CDS encoding molybdopterin-guanine dinucleotide biosynthesis protein B, whose product is MSKIAKTLIERGFKVAIAKHDPGDKARFDREGKDSFVFGSLGADVAVVSPNRTTILLRDGLFGGSERIGSASHDSKSEEFSPKFEECDADLKTLIAYFGEFDYLIVEGLKFIPLPRITVFRDEFDEKYLPFSDAYASNLDEFSDANKPKFGLDEIENIIKWIDNNAKKV